Within the Rosa rugosa chromosome 2, drRosRugo1.1, whole genome shotgun sequence genome, the region GTCTGATTCAATGGCAATGGGAGCTGGCCCAGAGAATCCCAATATCCTTTTAATCATgcacaaaaacaaataaaagttcTACCAATGCTCATACTCAATCATCAAATCTGTATACACAAAATTCTCCAAGAACAAAATCATTTTCTTGCTAGAGAAACAtggaaaatgaaagacaaaagcCTAGAAAATTAGGCTTGATAGAACTCTTCTTGGACCTAGCCACTGAATCGAGCAATGTAAATCTTGAAACTAAAATTGCGGAAGAAGAGTTCAAAGAGAAAGCTCCAGATCAAAGAGAAAGCTCTCTCGATCGCCGAAACTCGTCCATTGGTTGGAGGCTTGGGAGGCGGTGTGGAGGAGATCGGTGCCGCGCCGGAGGAGCGCGAGCATGGCATCACCATCAACACCGCAAAGTTCATGAAGCCCTGAATCCAGTGGTCAAAGCACCAATCCCAGCTCGCAAAACCTAAATCAGACTCcaccactcttcttcttcttcccaacgCAACAATCCCAGCCCCACTGCTTCACGAATACGTCAATCCACATAGATGTGGGTACAAGCTCATCCTAATCTCTGCATACACCTCACCCTTCCACTTCCTCTCCCCCAGCTTCTCCGCCACGCCCACCGCCGCCTTGGCGCTGTCGTGCGCCGAGTCCACGATCCCATTCTCACCGCCTCCTCTCCCCTCCCCTTCATCCCTTAGGCAGGACGAGACCGACCCGAACTTGGCCCGGAACGCCGCCGCGAAGTAGTCAGGCTCCGTCGATCGCAAATTGAGCAGAATGGATTTCTTAGATCGGCGGTCACTACAATTCAACCGTCGATCCCAAATTCCACTAGTGATAATCTCGAATTTGACCGTGACAAGCTTCACAATCTTTGTCTAAGGAAGCCATTGCTGGGATCTTCGGCGACTCCCTCGATAAACCCACCAAACCATGCGCCATCGTCGTCTCTGTTGTCTGGTTTTGCGTGCTCTGCTGCAGACATCTCCGGCTCCGGTTCCCTTTCACCATGTCCAAAGCCTGCGACGTCTACTGCGCCAATCTCAAAAGCTGCCTCTTCCTCTCCATCGCTCTCCTCCCCAAATTAAGGTTCTGGAGACTGATTTGGGGGAAAAGGATTAGGGAAGTGAAGGGACGAAAttacccttgaaaagttaacaTCCCTAACGTCGTTAGTGATTTcaggtatgaatattgggtcggaCTCAAAGTaccattttgattttttttaaagtatataggtatgaaaattaatagtctgaaaaagttcagacactgtttgaacgattttccctaaaatttttgaaaaagaaGATGGAGTAAAATACCTACAATGCctacagacaaaaaaaaaaaaaaaatgtgcctTGCTGTGGTCTGTGGGCTCTAAGTTGAGGAATCGCTTGACATATTTCAGAATAAAATTTGAATAAGCCGCTGGTGGTCGagaaaacgagagagagagagagctcacTCGATTTTGATGGAACACCATCTCCAACTGATAAGAACACATAACCAACTCATGAATCTGAGACCCAATAACCCATTGTTAAATTCAGTTTGCTCTCAGCTCAGACCCTTGTGTACTGTTGAATTATGTCCAACAAAGCCGATTAAGAGTTCAAGAATCAGTGTCGGGAGGGTTAGGGATAAGGTCTCTGACGCTCAGCTCAAAGACAACTGGTTGGCATCTCTCTCTTGCCCCTTTCCTCACATCAGTGACGGTGAACAAGATTCAATCCCAACCAATAATTCGGATTCCAGTTGGGTCTTTGGGATCGACCCAGATGTTTCTGGTGCCTTGGCGCTTTTGAAGGGCAATCACTCTGCTTCTTCTGCCCAGGTTAAAGGCCTACTACTACATTTTCATATCTTTCGATTTTATGTCCAATTATTGGTTTTACTTGTATACATGGTTTGTTCTCTCAGCTGCATTGGCAACAACTTATTGCTATAAAATTTTGCTTGCAATCTCTTATCTCTTGTTAGGTTAACCATGTATGCATGTCTGTTTCACGTATGTAATAAGTAGCGTTTATCGACTTGATATCAACTACTTCAATACTGTTGGATACTCTATAACATTGACAGAAATGGGCAACTAAAGCACACCACTTTCTTG harbors:
- the LOC133734464 gene encoding Holliday junction resolvase MOC1, chloroplastic isoform X3, with the protein product MEHHLQLIRTHNQLMNLRPNNPLLNSVCSQLRPLCTVELCPTKPIKSSRISVGRVRDKVSDAQLKDNWLASLSCPFPHISDGEQDSIPTNNSDSSWVFGIDPDVSGALALLKGNHSASSAQVYDSPHLKVLVGKSVRRRLDAKSIVQLLSSFNAPLGSTAYLEQSTPYPQDGKQGWWSGGFGYGLWIGILVGLGFSVVPVPSLLWKKNFELTGSMSTKGGLKLYSLLRMEKG